One Heptranchias perlo isolate sHepPer1 chromosome 39, sHepPer1.hap1, whole genome shotgun sequence DNA segment encodes these proteins:
- the LOC137305275 gene encoding C5a anaphylatoxin chemotactic receptor 1-like: protein MAAMAVADLMVCMFNVILRNIFRYHFRDSWLSYTYVCRFTAFIQVFSSQLSVWFTVSFTFDRFISICCQKLKLKYCTERTASVVLTTICVLSFLMNIPVYFRFEPYYMVDHIQWGCRTVTGYFSSPAWVAYKWISTLSSPILPCPLLLLLNSLTARHILVASRSRRVLKSRNNGENRSDPEMKNRRTSIILLFAISGSFIVLWTPITVINICVGVTETPTFKGSNSLYLAIRITLLLMYLSSCTNTCIYALTQRRFREEMKNMVKYPVTFVFKLF from the coding sequence ATGGCGGCCATGGCAGTAGCAGATCTAATGGTTTGCATGTTTAATGTAATATTACGAAATATCTTCAGGTATCATTTTCGAGATTCATGGTTGAGCTACACTTACGTGTGCCGTTTTACTGCTTTTATACAAGTATTTAGCAGCCAgctctctgtctggttcacagtttcATTCACGTTTGACCGCTTCATATCGATTTGTTGTCAGAAACTAAAATTGAAATATTGCACCGAAAGAACTGCCAGTGTAGTTTTAACGACCATATGTGTGCTCAGCTTTTTGATGAATATTCCTGTTTATTTCCGATTTGAGCCATACTATATGGTTGATCATATACAGTGGGGCTGCCGTACAGTTACAGGATATTTTTCTTCACCGGCATGGGTAGCTTACAAATGGATTAGCACTCTCTCATCCCCAATTCTCCCATGCCCTTTGTTATTGCTGTTAAATTCTCTCACTGCCAGGCACATCTTAGTGGCCAGTAGATCTCGCAGAGTCCTGAAGAGCCGAAACAATGGGGAGAACCGCAGTGATCCCGAGATGAAGAACCGAAGAACATCCATCATTCTGCTCTTCGCTATCTCGGGGAGTTTTATTGTGTTGTGGACGCCGATTACTGTAATAAACATCTGTGTCGGTGTGACGGAGACACCTACTTTCAAAGGTTCAAACTCACTTTATTTGGCAATTAGAATCACACTTCTGCTGATGTATTTGAGCTCCTGCACGAACACGTGCATTTATGCATTGACCCAGAGGAGATTCCGAGAGGAGATGAAGAATATGGTGAAATATCCGGTTACTTTCGTTTTCaagttattttaa